A window from Neobacillus sp. PS3-40 encodes these proteins:
- a CDS encoding helix-turn-helix transcriptional regulator — protein MTKLLEIRLKEILKERNIDQKQLSEMTKLTTRTISELCTKKTQRYPKKVIGLIAEALEIDDLNELFYLKEEAKKGSE, from the coding sequence ATGACTAAGTTGCTAGAAATACGACTTAAAGAAATACTGAAGGAAAGAAATATTGATCAAAAACAATTATCTGAAATGACTAAATTAACGACAAGAACAATAAGTGAGTTATGTACAAAAAAGACTCAACGATACCCCAAAAAGGTAATTGGATTAATTGCTGAAGCGTTAGAAATAGATGATCTAAATGAATTGTTTTACTTAAAAGAGGAAGCCAAAAAGGGGAGCGAATAA
- a CDS encoding helix-turn-helix transcriptional regulator, translating to MNETEKDFYLLMRRKKKISQNELGDHLEVTQAYISMFETNAKQLPQHYIDKYKKYILDK from the coding sequence ATGAATGAAACCGAAAAGGATTTTTATCTCTTAATGCGAAGGAAAAAGAAAATTAGTCAAAATGAGTTAGGGGATCATCTGGAAGTTACACAAGCGTATATTTCGATGTTCGAGACGAATGCGAAGCAATTACCACAGCATTACATAGATAAATATAAAAAATATATCTTGGACAAATAA
- a CDS encoding phage/plasmid primase, P4 family has product MENYQYKYDYQDDILLKSVNGHKWFYFMDKTEEPIYNDYEKYLLDCERKLYEEAQEAWTQAEIELQNDPDYWKYQLQMYQDSMTDEEIEIVTDLAVVKNEIINPPKTKKGIKDNLVVIDSPDKYFSIGKNGRNFEPVLLSTEIDYRYLSTFYDGQIYYYYENGVYKPNAERKIRHLSQELLGNESRKSRIEEVIYWLKNQNIIDDISKINPNDGYINVKNGLLNWKTGELIEHDEERVSTIQFNVEYDPNANDPIIKNFINNVLDKDTHKTLFEMIGYFLIPIVEYEKIFLFTGTGSNGKSKLMLTILEMLGDGNVSNVKIQDLEGERSRFKIAELQNKVLNAFTDISSDALKTTGNLKAIASGESFNAERKGKDPFNFKPFAKLLFSANDLPKSYDNTDAFFRRITVFPFTRKFTDENKDTKMLEKLTTPSALSTLLNYALEGLRRLEKQGTFTYSKVIDNQVKDYQNESDIIMKFCNEFYIKSENEKDRVPCSNTYQNYRVWCHDNGLQPFSSINFNKHIQQKLNLPKEKKKVNGVTQMCWIGLKTY; this is encoded by the coding sequence ATGGAAAATTATCAATACAAATATGATTATCAAGATGACATTTTATTGAAATCCGTTAATGGGCATAAATGGTTTTACTTTATGGATAAAACGGAAGAGCCGATTTACAACGACTATGAAAAATATCTTCTTGATTGTGAAAGAAAACTGTATGAAGAAGCCCAAGAAGCGTGGACGCAAGCGGAAATAGAATTACAAAATGATCCTGATTATTGGAAATATCAACTTCAAATGTATCAAGATTCAATGACGGATGAAGAAATAGAAATTGTTACTGATTTAGCAGTTGTGAAGAATGAAATAATTAACCCTCCTAAAACTAAAAAGGGTATAAAAGATAATTTAGTAGTAATTGATTCGCCAGATAAATATTTTTCAATTGGTAAAAATGGTAGAAACTTTGAACCAGTTCTGCTATCCACCGAGATTGACTATAGATACTTATCAACTTTTTATGACGGACAAATATATTATTACTATGAAAACGGTGTCTATAAGCCTAACGCAGAAAGAAAAATCAGGCACCTATCGCAAGAATTGTTAGGAAATGAAAGCCGTAAAAGTAGGATTGAGGAAGTAATATACTGGTTGAAAAATCAAAATATCATAGATGACATATCAAAAATAAATCCCAATGATGGATACATAAATGTTAAAAATGGGTTGTTAAACTGGAAAACTGGTGAATTGATTGAACACGATGAAGAAAGAGTTTCAACTATTCAATTTAATGTTGAGTACGACCCAAATGCAAATGATCCAATAATAAAGAACTTTATCAATAATGTATTGGATAAAGATACCCATAAAACCTTATTTGAGATGATAGGTTATTTTTTAATTCCTATCGTTGAGTATGAAAAAATATTTTTATTCACCGGAACAGGTTCGAATGGAAAGTCAAAGTTAATGCTAACTATCCTTGAGATGTTAGGGGATGGAAATGTTTCTAATGTGAAAATTCAAGATTTAGAAGGGGAACGGTCACGATTTAAAATTGCGGAATTACAGAACAAAGTATTAAATGCCTTCACTGATATTTCTTCAGATGCCTTGAAAACAACTGGGAATTTAAAGGCAATTGCAAGCGGTGAAAGTTTCAATGCCGAAAGAAAAGGCAAAGATCCCTTCAATTTCAAGCCATTTGCTAAATTATTGTTTTCTGCAAATGATTTACCGAAGTCATATGACAACACAGATGCTTTCTTTAGAAGAATAACGGTATTCCCTTTTACAAGAAAATTCACAGATGAAAATAAAGATACCAAAATGTTAGAAAAATTAACGACCCCCAGTGCATTAAGTACGTTGCTTAATTATGCACTTGAAGGGTTAAGAAGATTAGAAAAACAAGGGACTTTTACATACTCGAAAGTTATAGATAATCAAGTGAAGGATTATCAAAATGAATCAGACATAATTATGAAGTTTTGTAATGAATTTTACATAAAGTCAGAGAATGAAAAAGATCGTGTTCCTTGTTCAAATACATATCAAAATTATCGTGTGTGGTGTCATGATAATGGGCTACAACCCTTTTCATCAATCAATTTCAATAAACATATTCAACAAAAATTAAATTTACCAAAAGAGAAAAAGAAGGTAAACGGAGTTACTCAAATGTGTTGGATTGGTCTTAAAACATATTAA